In the genome of Mycteria americana isolate JAX WOST 10 ecotype Jacksonville Zoo and Gardens chromosome 7, USCA_MyAme_1.0, whole genome shotgun sequence, one region contains:
- the B3GNT7 gene encoding UDP-GlcNAc:betaGal beta-1,3-N-acetylglucosaminyltransferase 7, producing MFQWKKTIYKTVCLSFLLVITVTVLQRGMAPSQFMQGQQQKELPPPEPLKTQKKNNAFSITSTFWKSKKEKGPVKEEEESMTAKQAKSWDVTTTNCSANQNFSKVDWFKGLEPNFQQFLLYRHCRYFPMMINHPEKCSGDVYLLIVVKSIITQHDRREAIRRTWGREKEVDGKRIKTLFLLGTASKEEERANYQKLLDYENHIYGDILQWDFLDSFFNLTLKEVHFLKWLNIYCDNVRFIFKGDDDVFVSPRNILEFLEDKKEGEDLFVGDVLYKAKPIRKKENKYYMPSALYNKSNYPPYAGGGGFIMDGPLAKRLHKASETLELYPIDDVFLGMCLEVLKVSPVGHEGFKTFGIVKNKNSKMNKEPCFFRSMLVVHKLLPPELLQMWDLVHSNLTCSRKLNIL from the exons ATGTTCCAGTG GAAGAAGACCATCTACAAAACGGTTTGCCTCTCCTTCTTGCTGGTGATCACAGTGACGGTGCTGCAACGGGGAATGGCCCCCAGCCAGTTcatgcagggccagcagcagaaagagctgcCCCCTCCAGAGCCCCTGAAAAcgcagaagaaaaacaatgccTTCTCCATCACCAGCACTTTCtggaagagcaagaaagagaaaggtcctgtgaaggaggaggaggagagcatgacagcaaagcaagcaaaatCCTGGGACGTCACCACTACCAACTGCTCAGCCAACCAGAACTTCAGCAAGGTGGACTGGTTCAAAGGACTGGAGCCCAATTTCCAGCAGTTCCTGCTCTATCGGCACTGCCGCTACTTCCCCATGATGATTAACCACCCGGAGAAATGCAGCGGGGATGTCTACCTGCTCATCGTGGTCAAGTCTATCATCACGCAGCATGACCGCCGCGAGGCCATCCGGAGGACCTGGGGCCGGGAGAAGGAGGTGGATGGCAAGAGGATCAAGACGCTGTTCTTGCTGGGCACGGCCtccaaggaggaggagagagccaaCTACCAGAAACTGCTGGATTACGAAAACCACATCTACGGGGACATCTTGCAGTGGGATTTCCTGGACAGCTTCTTCAACCTCACGCTCAAAGAAGTCCATTTCCTGAAGTGGCTGAACATCTACTGCGACAATGTCCGCTTCATCTTCAAAGGTGACGACGATGTGTTTGTGAGTCCCAGGAACATCCTGGAGTTCCTGGAAGacaagaaggagggagaggaccTCTTCGTGGGGGATGTCCTCTACAAGGCCAAGCCGATCCGGAAGAAGGAGAACAAGTACTACATGCCCAGCGCCCTCTACAACAAAAGCAACTACCCGCCTTATGCAGGGGGTGGGGGCTTCATCATGGATGGGCCCCTGGCCAAGAGGCTGCACAAGGCCTCGGAGACACTGGAGCTGTACCCCATCGACGACGTCTTCCTAGGGATGTGCTTGGAGGTCCTTAAAGTATCACCTGTTGGGCATGAGGGCTTCAAAACTTTTGGCATTGTGAAGAATAAGAACAGCAAGATGAACAAGGAGCCGTGTTTTTTCCGGAGTATGTTGGTGGTTCATAAACTGCTGCCTCCAGAATTGCTCCAAATGTGGGACTTGGTCCATAGTAACTTGACGTGCTCGAGAAAACTCAACATCCTTTAG